The following are encoded in a window of Corythoichthys intestinalis isolate RoL2023-P3 chromosome 8, ASM3026506v1, whole genome shotgun sequence genomic DNA:
- the fhdc1 gene encoding FH2 domain-containing protein 1: MPGDADAGVPAAPPPAPPPPPAPAPSRKKRRVRSFFWKPIPEEKVRQRPNIWTLAGRRQRYQIDARSVEELFSQKEEAGTGGLGAVPRAPGSRPRAFKDVAKEGMSILDSKRGINVGIFLKQFKKSNARIVEDIRQGSGGGAYGAQPLKDLLKLLPDADETAKLRAFRGDPDKLPLADSFMFLLIQVPRLEVRMEAMVLGEEFAPSCALLSRDVDVLRVAAGELMGCEELHAILHLVLQAGNILNAGGYAGNAAGFKLSSLLSLADTKANKPGMNLLHFVAMEAKKKDETLLKLPEKLSHVQSAARISVENTELELSSLSARIRMLEEKTRGDSDLLRQLEPFLQSSSRTLADLNRRHQELRREGDALVDFFCEDRDAFKLDEGFRIFHDFCVKFQKAVQDNAQRELKEAAERRRLKELEGKRMAWLETAGGALARSGSENDVGTLNEGALLDFLRGRSGSPRASPARLSGARRRVADQELRGYPELFYNSLPRSGRKSAAGAESPLSNDPRALSGRVNINVEKLTLVPGPQSFQFQNPNFWTEPETERRPLSENLDDALQEVPIDPKSSMTCRTVGPLAGFPDADQDRLEDGSGYSCALNSRVNISVEELTLVPGPQAFHLQNPNFGTEPKPERSLPLENLDDALPGAPIDPLTTETETSSVSSTTCELVGPLAGFSDDQHALNGRVNINIEKLTLVPDPQNPNICPEPEPERRRLSETLDDVVLGEVLDAASSTNEDTSLPLDTPSSSGKLVSNSPDSDEADRSVVSRADNLGKLATPDPLPVGVTERGTLISDVTLAKETHRCRGGPLRPLRDGRDVARRNVVRTLTDSESQNARKAVGRPAGTTPDRGAPPRGRRQKPPDDSEAQRRSGVAGSPCASANPRKIASVNKPAADPLRNIPKPAPEEKMCRSARVASANGGVRSPARRDSSDVPGFARSTVASSCRTKRDELAPSAALVRHASVKQSKLASGEERRTPRRAHSVKASSRSGSTKPIWK, translated from the exons ATGCCGGGCGACGCGGACGCCGGTGTCCCGGCGGCTCCGCCCCCGGCGCCGCCTCCGCCGCCGGCCCCCGCGCCGAGCAGAAAGAAGCGTCGGGTGCGCAGCTTCTTCTGGAAGCCCATCCCCGAGGAGAAGGTCCGGCAGCGGCCCAACATATGGACGCTGGCGGGACGGCGCCAGCGCTATCAGATCGACGCGCGCTCCGTGGAGGAGCTTTTCAGCCAGAAGGAGGAGGCGGGGACGGGCGGCCTAGGGGCGGTGCCCCGCGCTCCCGGTTCCCGCCCCCGAGCCTTTAAAGATGTCGCCAAGGAGGGG ATGAGCATCCTGGACTCCAAGAGGGGAATCAATGTCGGCATATTCCTCAAGCAGTTCAAAAA GTCCAACGCACGTATTGTGGAGGACATCCGGCAAGGAAGCGGCGGCGGCGCCTACGGAGCGCAACCCCTCAAAGATTTGCTCAAGCTGCTGCCCGATGCCGACGAG ACGGCGAAGCTGCGGGCGTTCCGAGGCGACCCGGACAAGTTGCCGCTGGCCGACTCTTTTATGTTCCTGCTCATCCAAGTGCCGCG GTTGGAGGTGCGTATGGAGGCCATGGTGCTGGGCGAGGAGTTCGCCCCGTCGTGCGCGCTGTTGAGTCGCGACGTGGACGTGCTACGCGTCGCCGCCGGAG AGTTAATGGGCTGCGAGGAGCTCCACGCCATTTTGCACCTGGTGCTGCAGGCCGGAAACATCCTGAACGCG GGAGGCTACGCCGGCAACGCGGCGGGCTTCAAGTTGTCGTCGCTGCTCTCGCTGGCCGACACCAAAGCCAACAAGCCGGGGATGAACCTTTTGCACTTTGTGGCCATG GAGGCTAAGAAAAAGGACGAGACACTGTTGAAGTTGCCAGAAAAACTTAGCCATGTCCAGAGTGCAGCCAG GATCTCCGTGGAGAACACAGAGCTGGAGTTGTCGTCCTTGTCCGCCCGGATCCGAATGCTGGAGGAGAAGACGCGGGGAGACTCGGACTTGTTGCGTCAACTGGAGCCTTTCCTGCAG AGTTCGTCTCGGACGCTGGCGGATCTGAACCGTCGACATCAGGAGCTTCGCCGTGAAGGGGATGCGCTGGTGGACTTCTTCTGCGAAGACAGGGATGCCTTCAAGTTGGACGAGGGATTCCGCATCTTTCATGACTTTTGCGTCAAGTTTCAGAAAGCCGTCCAG GACAACGCGCAGCGTGAGCTAAAGGAGGCGGCCGAGCGGCGTCGCCTCAAGGAGCTGGAGGGAAAGCGGATGGCATGGTTGGAGACGGCCGGCGGGGCGTTGGCCAGAAGCGGGAGCGAGAACGACGTGGGGACCCTCAATGAGGGAGCTCTCCTTGACTTCTTACGTGGGCGCTCCGGTAGTCCGCGCGCGTCGCCGGCTCGCTTGTCCGGCGCCAGACGACGCGTGGCAGACCAAGAACTGCGTGGCTACCCAGAGCTTTTCTATAACAGCCTTCCCCGGTCGGGACGCAAAAGTGCCGCTGGTGCCGAAAGCCCCCTCTCTAATGACCCGCGTGCCCTTAGCGGCCGCGTGAACATCAACGTAGAGAAGCTCACTTTGGTTCCTGGTCCGCAATCGTTTCAATTCCAGAATCCAAACTTTTGGACTGAACCGGAAACGGAGAGAAGACCGCTTTCAGAGAATCTCGACGACGCGCTTCAGGAAGTGCCGATAGATCCCAAATCCTCCATGACCTGCCGAACCGTCGGACCACTCGCCGGGTTCCCCGACGCAGACCAAGACCGGTTGGAAGACGGTAGCGGCTACTCGTGTGCCCTTAACAGCCGTGTGAACATTAGCGTAGAGGAGCTCACTTTGGTTCCCGGTCCACAAGCATTTCACCTTCAGAATCCAAACTTTGGGACTGAACCGAAACCAGAGAGAAGTTTGCCTTTGGAGAATCTCGACGACGCGCTTCCGGGAGCGCCAATAGATCCTTTGACGACAGAGACTGAGACTAGCTCCGTTTCCTCTACGACCTGCGAACTCGTCGGCCCCCTCGCTGGGTTCTCCGACGACCAGCATGCCCTTAACGGTCGAGTGAACATCAACATAGAGAAGCTAACTTTGGTTCCCGACCCGCAGAATCCAAACATATGTCCCGAACCGGAACCAGAGAGAAGACGACTGTCAGAGACTCTCGATGACGTAGTTCTAGGAGAGGTTCTAGACGCCGCTTCCTCCACGAATGAAGACACCTCACTACCCTTGGACACCCCGTCGTCCAGTGGGAAGCTAGTGTCGAACTCCCCGGACTCTGACGAAGCGGACCGCTCCGTCGTCTCCCGAGCGGACAACCTCGGAAAGCTCGCTACTCCTGACCCTCTCCCGGTGGGCGTCACGGAGCGAGGAACCCTGATCTCAGACGTCACCTTGGCAAAAGAGACTCATAGATGCAGGGGTGGACCACTACGTCCACTACGTGACGGCAGAGACGTCGCACGCCGTAACGTCGTGCGAACGTTAACCGACAGCGAAAGCCAAAATGCGCGGAAAGCCGTCGGCCGCCCGGCCGGGACAACCCCAGACCGAGGAGCCCCGCCGAGAGGGCGGCGCCAAAAACCTCCTGATGATTCTGAAGCCCAGAGACGGAGCGGTGTCGCTGGATCCCCGTGTGCTTCAGCTAACCCGAGGAAGATCGCTTCGGTCAATAAGCCGGCCGCCGACCCACTGAGGAACATCCCCAAGCCGGCGCCCGAGGAGAAGATGTGCCGCTCGGCCCGCGTGGCGTCAGCAAACGGCGGCGTGCGTTCGCCAGCCCGCAGGGATTCGTCCGATGTCCCCGGCTTCGCCCGCAGCACAGTGGCTTCATCTTGCCGGACTAAGAGGGATGAGTTAGCACCTTCCGCCGCCCTCGTTCGACACGCGTCGGTCAAGCAGAGTAAATTAGCGTCCGGCGAGGAGCGCCGCACTCCGCGGAGAGCGCATAGCGTCAAAGCTAGCAGTCGGAGCGGTAGTACCAAACCCATCTGGAAGTAA